GGATAGTCCCCTTTTTCGTGTCATCTCGAATCGTCTGAACCAGAAGGCGCTCGGGATTTCGCCGGGGTCCATTTATCGGGATGTTGTGGCGCGGTATGCGAAAGAGTTGGGGATTCTGGCTGAGGGAGTGGGGCCGCATTCCTTGCGGGCGACGGCGGCAACAAATGCTCTGGAGCATGGATCCGATATCGCTCGGGTGCAAGAGTGGCTCGGGCACTCGAGCATTTCCACAACGCGGCTTTACGATAAGCGGCACATGCGGGCGGAGGATTCCCCGACGTTTAAGGTGGAGTATTGAGAGGGTTGGGGAATGATCCAGGCGCTGTGAATTGCGGGACACCACTGAGGTGGCTGGGTCCAGAAGTTTTTGATCGCAATGATTCATTCCGATCATCAGCGTCCAACCTATGGAGAGCGTGAAAATTAGTTTCGGTAATACTAAACCCGGATATAGCAGTTTTGGGTCGGCCTTAAGGATGCTTGTGTTTGTCACGGTGCGGGAGCATCAACAGGGCTTCGTCGTCGTGGGGGAAGTCAGCGACGCAAAATACGATGCTTCGAAACTCGAGCAGCAGTTGCGTCACTCCGTTGTGGATTGGCTTCGACAAGGTCGCATTCGAAACCTATTCCAAGAGACGACAATGCGAGTTCAAGCAAGTGACGCGATCGCTACTGAAGATGAGGCTGAAGTTCTAGTTGAAGAAACGGTTGCCGCCGCCCTAGATGAGCAAGTTAAGCTCGGTAACGCGGCGATAGCCAGAATTGATAAAACTATTGAGGAAATGTGCGAGGCTTGCAGAGAGCCGTTCGACGCTTTTGAAATGCTCTCCGATGGAATGATAGCGCTCAGAGGGATCGATTGCGCATCTGGAGACTTTATGTGGGATGCTTGGAGAGCTGAGAAGTTAGGTGCTTTAGATGTAAAATTGAAAAACCTCGCTTCCGCGAAGGATACAAATCATCCGACGTACGCTAATCTCGGTAATGAGATTCGCAGTATTCTGACTGGATGGAGACGGCAACTCAGCAACGTATGGATCGATAATCCCCCAGGGCCACGATAAATGCGTGAAGGGCAATGGCTTGGAACATTCTTCAAGGAGACAGCTCAGTTAGTCAGGCCTAGCATGGACGTTCCGCCGCTAACCACTGTACTTGTAGCATAGACCCTCGAATGGCCGCCGTTACCCCATAGCGAAAGTACGATCACCAAATTGGTCACGATGAACATTTCTTGATCGGTAGCCCTCGTTTCTCTATTTGTCCAATCGTGATTGCTAAGGAATTCACATTGATTTCAGCAAGCGATGTTCTCGACCTGGTGACAAACTCTGTCGCCGAGGGGCGGATGCTCGAATATAAGCAGACTCTCCCCCAATGGTCAGACGACGATAAGAGGGAGTTCCT
The Verrucomicrobiales bacterium genome window above contains:
- a CDS encoding tyrosine-type recombinase/integrase → DSPLFRVISNRLNQKALGISPGSIYRDVVARYAKELGILAEGVGPHSLRATAATNALEHGSDIARVQEWLGHSSISTTRLYDKRHMRAEDSPTFKVEY